In the Populus trichocarpa isolate Nisqually-1 chromosome 8, P.trichocarpa_v4.1, whole genome shotgun sequence genome, tttattttagatattattatgataaaaataataaaaatatataaaaattaatttaaaattaaaaatattttttttaaaactcgcAGTAACAAacgaaaattaaataataataacaaaccACTCCTCCTATTATACAAGACCCTTTTCATTTTGCGAACGCTATAAATCCCACTCTATCCCTTCGCTcccagtaataaaaaaaaaaagaatttttttttccagtacaCTCTTCTCCTTCTACGATccccaaattgaaaaaagaaaataaaaatttagggtTTTCAAATTACCATCAATCAACCATGTCTTTGAGACCAAGCACGAGAACCGATGTTCGCCGGAACCGATACAAAGTCGCCGTCGACGCCGATGAAGGTCGGCGGAGAAGAGAGGACAATATGGTTGAGATCCGAAAGAACAAGCGTGAAGAGAGTTTACAAAAGAAGCGACGCGAAGGTCTCCTGGCACAACAGTTCCCTGCCGctgttctctcttcttctaATATGGAAAAGAAGGTAAATTCACTATACTCGCATGTCAATGCATATGTTGTGTTTGAACAGTGGATCTTGTCAATCGTTGGGTGTTTTATGTGATCGGATTTTGTGATTAGGGTTtcgttggttttttcttttttctgtttgtaAATTTTTGCAGTTAGAGAGTTTGCCTTCGATGGTGTCTGGTGTTTGGTCTGATGATAGTAATTTGCAGCTGGAAGCAACTACTCAGTTTCGAAAACTACTTtccattggtattttttttctgggttccttttgttttgttaaagtttGCGTTTCTATAAGTAAAGATTGTTTCTTTATTGAGTAATTGCGTTGTTATTGGCAGAGAGGAGCCCTCCCATAGAGGAAGTTATACAAGCTGGGGTTGTTCCAAGATTTGTCGAGCTTCTTGTTAGGGAGGATTTCCCTCAGCTTCAGGTGTGTGTTTCTGTGATAACGCGATAAtgtgtttgtttatttgtttgaagTGGAAGGGAGTCTTAACCTGTTGTTTGAGTCATGTTTTTGTGCTTGTATAGTTTGAGGCTGCTTGGGCTCTCACAAATATTGCCTCTGGAACTTCAGAGAACACAAAGGTGGTAATTGATCATGGTGCAGTTCCGATATTTGTCAAGCTTCTAGGTTCTCCCAGTGATGATGTTAGGGAGCAGGTGTGTCTTTGAATTTTAGTTACCTAGTTTGCGGGAATTGTAGTAGTATAATGTGCTAGGTATGTACCAAAAAGAGAAGGATTTGAATACAGTTGTTGGTGAAATTTTAGGCTGTGTGGGCATTGGGAAATGTTGCTGGTGACTCCCCTAAGTGCCGTGATCTTGTGCTCAGCCATGGAGCGTTGATTCCTCTCCTGGCACAGTTGAATGAGCACGCAAAGCTTTCAATGCTGAGGAATGCTACATGGACACTGTCAAACTTCTGCAGGGGCAAGCCACAGCCTCTGTTTGAGAAGGTGTTTGTCAGATTTCATAGGTTTTTGTCTATGGATGTTGTGAaagttgaagattttttaaCTTATGAAATTTGTTGGGCAGGTGAGACCAGCCCTTCCTGCACTTGAACGTCTTGTTCATTCAACTGATGAAGAAGTCCTAACTGATGCTTGTTGGGCACTCTCTTATCTTTCTGATGGTACAAATGACAAAATCCAAGCTGTTATTGAGGCAGGGGTCTGTCCTCGACTTGTGGAGCTCCTCCTGTGAGTAGTGATTGGTCtgtttaatattttcttctagCTCACAATCTGCATgcaatacatataaaaaatctgATTATTCTTACATGAATTGTCTCAGCCATCCTTCTCCTTCAGTGCTTGTTCCCGCCCTTCGTACAGTTGGAAATATTGTGACTGGGGATGATATGCAGACCCAGGTAAAGGCACTTCTGACTTTTTGTTTGTTCCATCCTTCATGCAACAGAAGTGCCTTTCATGTCTGTGtatactgatatttttttttctatgcgtTACTGATTTGGAACACTGTAATAACATAATTTAcatgaattcttttttcaattaataatatcaatatagATGCTTCTGTATGATGATGGCAACCAAGATGGAAAATAAGGCCATGTTAGAGGTTTACTGTAAAGACAGAAGAAGCTAAATACAGGATGAACAAATTACACAGCTATGAAAAACAAGATTTGAAATATAACCTCGATAAAGGTTTTAATAAGATTCCATGGGCATTGCTGATGTTAAACTTTGTCCTATTGCCCAAGTTGTTTGTGCCAGCTATTCCTGGATATGAGGGTTTAAAGGGAGAAAATGGAGGAGGGAAATGGCCCTTGAAACTTCTTGGGAACTTTTTTGTTAATGGAGGGAAAAGGAATTTGGGCTGCAAGACCCTGTccctccaaatattaaaattttttaacctCCTCTTCAATACTACTTTTCAACCCCTACatcttttagaaaataatagatACAATTCTACTTGTATAGGTAATCCATACACCTTATCTTCTGTCTGGGTAATTAAGGCAAGATGCACTTTTCACCAACCAGTCTCCCCTTAGTCTACCCCTACTCTATCCCTCTGCTTGGCTCTATCactgttgtttttcttctcacCACCTTCATATAAAAGGTCGATGACCTGACCCTTATTTAGCTCCCCCCTTCATTTCTTTGAAAGTTCTTCACAGCCCTACTGTCTTTTACTCCGATCCATAAATAGTGTTAGAATACATGTTATAGGTGTTTCTGCACGGTCAATACTGTcatttaaatcataaatttgctTCAAATACCCACATTTGCTCCAAATACCTAAGCTGCACAGACACTGAGCCACAAAATTAGTCCCATAACAACACATGATTTATGCTAAGCAGATGCATCATCAACTATTGTTGTACTTGACCAGCATAGTTGAAAATGAAGCAGACCTGAGAAATATGATTCTCTCAATAGGAAAATGAAAAGGCAAGGCATGTAACAAGAAATACTTTTGTAGTAACAGCTCCCCCCTTGTGTTATTTTGCAACTATACTGATgatcttgttcttcttctgCATGATTACatctttttattgcttgaaatgTAGGTTTTCTTATATCTTACATTAACACCTCTCCTTCACAGTGCATAATTAATACTGGTGCACTTCCATGCCTCCTAAGCCTGTTGACTCATAACCATAAAAAGAGCATCAAGAAAGAAGCTTGCTGGACTATCTCAAACATTACCGCAGGAAACAAGGAACAGATTCAGGTGAGCATGCATGCCTTGGAGGTTCATGTTTTAAGCTTTGTTAGGTTATTTCTTGTTTGAGTTTGTCAATCCTCTTAGAAGTATTCTGGACTCGTCTAGTTGAGGTTCTACATTTATTTGCTGGATTTGTCTGTAATGGTATCTTTGTTAGCACTTGTGATCTGAATTCCTTGTGTCTTGAGATTGAAAGCTCCATGCCCTTCTGAATTTTTACCCTCTTATATAAATTATGTAGGCAGTTATTGAGGCTGGTTTAATTGGCCCGCTTGTTAATTTACTTCAAAATGCGGAGTTTGACATAAAGAAAGAAGCCGCTTGGGCAGTTTCTAATGCTACTTCTGGTGGTACTCATGAGCAAATTAAGTatgttttattcttctttttgtaAGCTTCTGTTATTACTTGCTTGGTGTTTGTTCTCTGGTTGTGTTGGCAGAGAAGTGATTGGCTGTTTTTGGATGACAGGTTTTTGG is a window encoding:
- the LOC18101864 gene encoding importin subunit alpha-2, which codes for MSLRPSTRTDVRRNRYKVAVDADEGRRRREDNMVEIRKNKREESLQKKRREGLLAQQFPAAVLSSSNMEKKLESLPSMVSGVWSDDSNLQLEATTQFRKLLSIERSPPIEEVIQAGVVPRFVELLVREDFPQLQFEAAWALTNIASGTSENTKVVIDHGAVPIFVKLLGSPSDDVREQAVWALGNVAGDSPKCRDLVLSHGALIPLLAQLNEHAKLSMLRNATWTLSNFCRGKPQPLFEKVRPALPALERLVHSTDEEVLTDACWALSYLSDGTNDKIQAVIEAGVCPRLVELLLHPSPSVLVPALRTVGNIVTGDDMQTQCIINTGALPCLLSLLTHNHKKSIKKEACWTISNITAGNKEQIQAVIEAGLIGPLVNLLQNAEFDIKKEAAWAVSNATSGGTHEQIKFLVSQGCIKPLCDLLVCPDPRIVTVCLEGLENILKVGEAEKNLGNSGDVNFYAQMIDDAEGLEKIENLQSHDNNEIYEKAVKILETYWLEEDDEALPSGDGAQQGFHFGENNVQVPSGGFNF